The proteins below come from a single Drosophila suzukii chromosome X, CBGP_Dsuzu_IsoJpt1.0, whole genome shotgun sequence genomic window:
- the RhoGAPp190 gene encoding rho GTPase-activating protein 190 isoform X9: MRQFNISVIGLSGTEKDRGQVGVGKSCLCNRFMRPMADDYFIDHISVLSQSDFSGRIVNNDHFLYWGDVRKTTDEGVEYQFNIIEQTEFMDDSTFQAFKVGKMDPYSKRCTATKVFSAEKLMYICKNQLGIEKEYEQKVMPDGRLSIDGFVVVFDVSPVPNRSVEKQVEFVQNVIATILKNKKPLVLVTTKNDDAYELYVREAEKISQRKDYKSTVQLIETSAHESINIDLAFLLLAQMIDKVKNRVKIISYQESAKSRKELLDTRSEAVTRLIRNQITDYHVLWSQGSKMLSQYREWNEFLNIFGHEAGQKLFRRHMKKLRDDHLNKKLHQYLDKFALALEYLLPDIGALNISDDDAWECARNYLQNHIEFEQYFFECPQASWTELVDMDEAEDEARIPFDVLETSEAETVFRNYLNSVQQDKKKIGWKQQFKMLLEESGFVTPGKQLSEVRVLFMGRECFEALSEHDCQQIYDIHQDDIIEKSKQNFVELLLEHAQYFLQFKNVDNITQEDVRQITDVIQEDSRYKMLDRLDQERRLMLVQHLRFIHCPIRDHCPFFYNCVDSLIEEVLSDKSAGNHKTPSGGGWKSTGSGSDRTLNLLIVGSEHLASDLLNDIRICTGSKGEYIYENQTYYLNYRIANGDMEAFKAIDVYSSGLICVYSNQQSFETLKDNLERTLLCNLELEDKFENLPIVLVYQPQDLKENEVEYLRNEGMRLSEMLHCDFIDHTQNHQKYVYDILNIVILSLKLTEMKSYEPYPSNHTDLRILCCIFCGDQYDIENIVQPLVAESTLVKASEHSIIVDVFIGDAKRRVEFILSSYHGTSQYRDELIHGYIYFYSAKRRSSLANLSILAAQNANIPLQIIAVTESGGVNAFFNSDICQFLITEGNAVADRFKGSFMTFSADQYVKFAFYNPFLKTAWDNKYEVENLHVEESITLDSGEGTLENSVNQMPRPPPRHESYMLSNTLGTDGSGSENYEMAPTRSLNSLNEERDISLDEIYDDNEKPKHLHQKWLEDKSDGRRNMNKNSIWNNFSGSTHAYTTGRRHIDSNLNKIRPKGPSQTLKVGEAPSRNCPAMSSSTFTLPTQQPGKLNMKNFQLVSDAVAKMNFTGSGSGSGSGSGSGSTGLGLGLGTGGSGSMGDSYLEPCDKDGKRYDHAQLDGEDEDSEELAEYEQIYENEDCTESDSCASSTERRVRQQNAYYKASKKPVAAKKQKKKKVAIPVQTPRVPPFGSYVSPPEIPLHYQRMVVGGGGPEKPEPCVPDFMKSDKSPEYSMVPELAAAGIFGTENLPEYSAKCLKEYEKLEKLEKRRLKEETARLRKLQEKEKEQEKKLKRKLKQNSKGLVESAEAQFGKLMISSEQGEIPIFLNKCVEFIEKEGLDSEGIYRVPGSRAHVDMLFQRFEEDTKTEIDALDIPVNAVATALKDFFSKRLPPLFSKDIIKELEEIAGSRGVGNSKLNVEVKTDRSCRLIALKSLLQKLPPINFAILKYIFQHFVHVSDNSKLNSMDSKNLAICWWPTLIPIDFTDMGHFEQLRPYLEDIVQTMIDQFPYLFCGKDAFVMV, encoded by the exons ATGCGTCAGTTTAACATCTCGGTCATTGGACTATCCGGGACCGAAAAGGACCGCGGCCAGGTGGGCGTGGGCAAGTCATGCCTGTGCAACAGATTCATGCGCCCGATGGCCGACGACTACTTCATCGATCACATATCAGTGCTCAGCCAGAGCGACTTCAGTGGCCGGATCGTGAACAACGACCACTTCCTCTACTGGGGCGATGTGCGCAAGACGACGGACGAGGGCGTCGAGTACCAGTTCAACATCATCGAGCAGACCGAGTTCATGGACGACTCCACCTTCCAGGCCTTTAAGGTGGGCAAGATGGATCCGTACTCGAAGCGGTGCACCGCCACCAAGGTCTTCTCCGCGGAGAAGCTAATGTACATATGCAAGAATCAGTTGGGCATCGAGAAGGAGTACGAGCAGAAGGTGATGCCCGATGGCCGGCTCAGTATCGACGGCTTTGTGGTCGTCTTCGATGTGAGTCCGGTGCCCAATCGCAGTGTGGAGAAGCAGGTGGAGTTCGTGCAGAATGTAATCGCCACCATTCTGAAGAACAAGAAGCCCCTGGTGCTGGTGACCACCAAGAACGACGACGCCTACGAGTTATATGTCCGCGAGGCGGAGAAGATTAGCCAGCGAAAGGACTACAAGAGCACCGTTCAGCTGATCGAGACATCGGCCCACGAGAGCATCAACATCGATTTGGCCTTCCTCCTGCTCGCCCAGATGATCGACAAGGTTAAGAACCGGGTCAAGATCATCTCCTACCAGGAGTCGGCCAAATCACGCAAGGAGCTCCTGGACACACGATCAGAGGCGGTGACGCGACTGATTCGCAACCAGATCACCGACTATCATGTCCTGTGGTCGCAGGGCTCTAAGATGCTGTCGCAATACCGCGAGTGGAACGAGTTCCTCAACATATTTGGCCACGAGGCCGGTCAGAAGCTCTTCCGGCGGCACATGAAGAAGCTGCGCGACGATCATCTCAACAAAAAGCTACATCAGTATTTGGACAAGTTCGCATTGGCCCTGGAGTACCTGCTGCCGGACATTGGGGCCCTAAATATCAGCGATGACGACGCGTGGGAGTGCGCCAGGAATTATCTGCAGAATCACATCGAGTTCGAGCAGTACTTCTTCGAGTGCCCGCAGGCCTCGTGGACGGAGCTGGTGGACATGGACGAGGCGGAGGACGAGGCCCGCATTCCGTTCGATGTGCTGGAGACTTCCGAGGCAGAGACCGTCTTCCGTAACTACTTGAACTCGGTACAGCAGGACAAGAAAAAGATTGG ATGGAAGCAGCAGTTCAAAATGCTGCTGGAGGAGTCTGGTTTTGTGACGCCCGGCAAGCAGCTGTCCGAGGTGCGAGTCCTCTTCATGGGCCGCGAATGCTTCGAGGCACTCTCGGAGCACGACTGCCAGCAGATCTATGATATCCACCAGGACGACATTATCGAGAAGAGCAAGCAGAACTTTGTGGAGCTTCTGCTGGAGCACGCTCAATACTTTCTGCAGTTCAAGAACGTGGACAACATTACGCAGGAGGATGTCCGCCAGATCACCGATGTCATCCAGGAGGATTCGCGCTACAAGATGCTCGATCGCTTGGACCAGGAGCGTCGCCTGATGCTCGTCCAGCACCTGCGCTTCATCCACTGCCCCATCCGCGACCACTGCCCCTTTTTCTACAACTGTGTGGACAGCCTGATCGAGGAGGTGCTGTCCGACAAGTCGGCCGGTAACCACAAGACGCCCAGCGGCGGTGGTTGGAAGAGTACCGGCAGCGGCAGTGACCGCACGCTCAATCTGCTGATCGTGGGCTCTGAGCACCTGGCCAGCGATCTTCTCAACGACATCCGCATCTGCACCGGCAGCAAGGGCGAGTACATCTACGAGAACCAGACGTACTATCTCAACTACCGAATTGCCAACGGCGACATGGAGGCCTTCAAGGCCATCGATGTCTACTCGAGTG gCCTGATTTGCGTATACTCCAACCAGCAATCTTTTGAGACGCTCAAAGACAACTTGGAGCGCACTCTGCTCTGCAACCTGGAGCTGGAGGACAAGTTCGAGAATCTGCCTATTGTGCTGGTCTACCAGCCGCAGGATCTCAAAGAGAACGAGGTGGAGTACTTGCGCAACGAGGGCATGCGCCTGTCGGAGATGCTGCACTGCGACTTCATCGACCATACGCAGAATCACCAGAAGTACGTGTACGACATACTCAACATCGTCATCCTGTCGCTGAAGCTGACCGAGATGAAGAGCTACGAGCCATATCCCTCCAACCACACGGACCTGCGCATCCTGTGCTGCATCTTCTGTGGCGATCAGTACGACATCGAGAACATTGTGCAGCCGCTGGTGGCGGAATCGACGCTGGTCAAGGCCAGCGAGCACTCCATCATTGTCGACGTCTTCATTGGCGATGCCAAGCGGCGTGTGGAGTTCATCCTGTCTTCATATCACGGCACTAGCCAGTACCGCGATGAGCTGATCCATGGCTATATTTACTTTTACTCCGCCAAGCGTCGATCTTCGTTGGCAAATCTTAG CATCCTGGCAGCCCAGAATGCCAACATTCCGTTGCAGATTATCGCGGTGACCGAGAGCGGGGGCGTTAATGCCTTCTTCAACAGCGATATTTGCCAGTTTTTGATCACCGAGGGCAATGCGGTGGCTGATCGCTTCAAGGGCAGCTTTATGACCTTCTCGGCGGATCAGTATGTCAAGT TTGCGTTCTATAATCCATTCCTGAAGACGGCCTGGGACAACAAGTACGAGGTGGAGAACCTGCATGTGGAGGAGTCAATTACTTTGGATTCGGGCGAGGGCACGCTGGAGAACTCTGTTAACCAGATGCCACGCCCGCCGCCGCGCCACGAGAGCTACATGCTGTCCAATACGCTGGGAACCGACGGTTCCGGCAGTGAGAACTACGAAATGGCTCCTACCCGATCTCTCAACTCATTAAATG AAGAAAGAGATATATCATTAGATGAAATCTACGATGACAACGAAAAGCCCAAGCACCTGCATCAAA AGTGGCTGGAGGATAAGAGCGACGGGCGGCGGAACATGAACAAGAACTCGATTTGGAACAACTTCAGCGGATCGACACATGCCTACACCACCGGTCGCCGGCACATCGACTCCAATCTGAACAAGATCCGCCCGAAGGGACCCAGCCAAACGCTGAAGGTGGGCGAGGCGCCCAGTCGCAACTGCCCAGCCATGAGCTCCTCCACCTTCACCCTGCCCACCCAGCAGCCGGGCAAGCTCAACATGAAGAACTTCCAGCTGGTCAGCGATGCGGTGGCCAAGATGAATTTCACCGGCTCCGGTTCGGGTTCGGGCTCCGGCTCGGGATCGGGCAGCACTGGGCTGGGCCTGGGACTGGGCACCGGTGGCAGCGGCAGCATGGGCGACTCGTATCTGGAGCCCTGCGACAAGGACGGCAAGCGCTATGACCATGCCCAGTTGGATGGCGAGGACGAGGACTCCGAGGAGCTGGCCGAGTACGAGCAGATCTACGAAAACGAAG ACTGCACCGAATCCGACAGCTGTGCCAGTTCCACGGAGCGACGGGTGCGCCAGCAGAATGCCTACTACAAGGCCAGCAAGAAGCCGGTGGCCGCCAAGaagcagaagaagaagaaggtGGCCATCCCGGTGCAGACGCCGCGAGTTCCTCCGTTCGGCTCCTATGTGAGTCCGCCGGAGATTCCGCTGCACTACCAGCGCATGGTCGTTGGCGGCGGCGGGCCAG AGAAACCCGAACCTTGCGTTCCCGATTTCATGAAGAGCGACAAGTCGCCGGAG TATTCCATGGTGCCGGAACTGGCGGCTGCAGGCATCTTCGGCACGGAGAACTTGCCCGAATACAGCGCCAAGTGCTTGAAGGAGTACGAGAAGTTGGAGAAGCTGGAGAAGCGGCGCCTCAAGGAGGAGACGGCCCGGCTGCGTAAGCTCCAGGAGAAGGAGAAGGAGCAGGAGAAGAAGCTCAAGCGCAAGCTCAAGCAGAATTCCAAGGGCCTGGTTGAGTCGGCGGAGGCGCAGTTTGGCAAGCTAATGATTAGCTCCGAGCAGGGCGAGATCCCCATCTTCCTCAACAAGTGCGTGGAGTTCATCGAGAAGGAGGGCCTGGATTCCGAGGGCATCTACAGGGTGCCGGGGAGCAGGGCGCACGTGGACATGCTGTTCCAGCGATTCGAAGAGG ATACCAAAACTGAGATCGATGCGCTGGACATTCCCGTCAACGCAGTGGCCACCGCACTGAAGGACTTCTTCTCCAAGCGCCTGCCGCCGCTGTTCAGCAAGGACATTATCAAGGAGCTGGAGGAGATTGCCG GTTCCCGCGGCGTGGGCAACTCCAAGCTGAATGTGGAGGTCAAAACGGACCGGAGTTGCCGCTTGATAGCTTTAAAATCGCTGCTCCAAAAGCTGCCGCCCATCAACTTTGCCATACTCAAATACATATTCCAGCACTTTGTGCA CGTCTCGGACAACTCGAAGCTAAACAGCATGGACAGCAAGAACCTGGCCATCTGCTGGTGGCCCACACTCATTCCCATCGACTTCACCGACATGGGCCACTTCGAGCAGCTGCGTCCGTATCTGGAGGACATTGTCCAGACCATGATCGACCAGTTCCCGTATCTGTTCTGCGGCAAGGACGCCTTTGTCATGGTCTAG